Sequence from the Methanobrevibacter arboriphilus JCM 13429 = DSM 1125 genome:
TCTTTTTCATCATAAATAATTGGTATTTTCATTTTTATCATCAATAAAACTTTGTTAATACCAATATTTATATTTATCGATTTAAAAGACCCTAAAAAATAAAATAAAACTCATAAAAAATGTACTTTTAAAAACAAAAAATAATCCAACATAAAAATAATGAAAATAAGGCTAATGAAGCCCTCAATTCTAGAAAAAAATCTAGCACCCTAAAAATAAAATTAAAAAACAAATAATTTTTAATTTTTGAGTTAATTTTTTCAAGTTTTGTTTTTTGTTTTTATACTTATTCTATTAATTTTTTTATTATTTATCAAAAAATATCTTATTATAAATACAGTTATATTAAATATTATGAAGAATAATATTAAAAAGTTTGTATATTTAAATACTATAAACAATATATGTATAAATTTTTATCAAAAAATATCTTATTATAAATACAGTTATATTAAATATTATGAAGAATAATATTAAAAAGTTTGTATATTTAAATACTATAAACAATATATGTATAAATTGCATAATAGTATATTATGTGAAAATAAATATGAGAAATTAGAAAGGGGGTGAAAAATTTGAATAAAAATATCTCAAAAAATAATTTAACCTACAAAATAATAATAGTAACTTCGATACTAGCATTTATTTTAATCACAATATCTTCAGTAAATGCAGTAAATGTTACACTCAATCCTGGCGATGCAGGAGGAGTTAATAGTGCCGTAAGTACTGTTGCTGGAGGGAGTGATGCTGATAATACAATTACACTTAATCCTGGAACATATGATAAAGCCACAGACAGAAATAACAATATTATTTTTAGCAATAAAAACCTAACAGTTCAAGGAAATGGATCAAAAGATAGTGTCATAATAGATGCACAAAAACTTGGAAGACATTTTTCCATAACTGGAAATAGCAATGTAACATTTATTAATATAACGTTTTTAAATGGGAATATATCAGCTGATGGTGGATCAATATTCAATAATGAAGGAACCATAACATTAATTAACTGCATATTCATTAACAACACAGCTGGACAATATGGTGGTGCTATCGATAATATAGGTAATGGTTTAACAATAACAAATTGTACTTTCACAAACAATGTATGTGGTAATCTTAGTCATTCTGGTGGTGCTATCCACAATCAGGGTCATAACTTCACAATAATAAATAGTAATTTCACTAATAACTCTGCACATGGTGGTGGTGCTATCTTTAATGGATATTGTGAAAACACAACATTCATAAACTGCATATTCACTAACAACACAGCTGGACAATATGGTGGTGCTATCATGTATTCAAGTTATAATTTCACAATAATAAATAGTACATTCATTGATAACACAGCCACATGGGGTGGTGTTATTTTCGGTCAGCCTGCCTATTCAAACAGTACTGGTTTGACAATAATAAGTAGTAATTTCACAAACAATACAGCAACTACTGGTGGCGGTGGAGTTATCTACAATGATATTAATAATTATATGTTAATAAACTGTACTTTCACAAACAACACAGCTGCATTATACGGTGGTGCTATCCACAATAATGGTGGTAATTTCACAATAATAAACAGTGCTTTCATTAACAATACAGCTACTAATTATGGTGGTGCTATCTACAATACTGGTGCCAATATGTCTGTTAATAATTCTAACTTCACAAACAATACAGCTACTATCTATGGTGGTGCTATCTACAATACTGGTACCAATACGTCTGTTAATAACTCTAACTTCACAAACAACACCTCAAATACTTTTGGTGGTGCTATTTATAACGCTGGTGCTAATTGGGGCGTTAATAAATCTAATTTTATAGGTAATAATGCTTTTAATCATGGCGGTGCAATCTATAATAATGGAATTAATGCAAGCATTATTAGTTCTAATTTTGTTAATAATACAGCTAGTATAGGTGGAGGCATTTTTAATAATCAAACAATGCTAGTTTCTGGCAATATTATGGAAGGTAATATTGCTAGCACTTTGGGTAATGAAATTTACAACAATGGATCTATGGGTATCTTAAACCTAACATACTTAAACAACTCCACAGTAACCGTTAAAAATAACACTTATGTAATCTTAAACGCTACTTTAACCGATGATATGGGTAACCTTGTCACAGGAGGAAATATATCCTTCTTTGTAAATGGAACATTTATAGGTAATGCAGAAGCTATTGAAGGAGTTGCAGATATTAATTACTTTGTTAATCAAGGAGATGGTATTGTTCCTGTTACTGGAGATTACGCAGCTCATCCTGGATTTGACATCATTCTAAGAAATGGTCAACTATTAATAGTTTCTAATAACACAGTTAATAGTGAAATCACTTTAGATAAAGATGTGTATCAAATTAACGAAACAGTGAAAGGTACAATCACCACTACCAATACTGGAAATAATACTGTAACCAATGTTACAACTAGAGTTAATTTCCCTTCTAACTTTGTTTTAGATCCAGGTAGTATTGTTGTTTCCCATGGAACTTTTGATCCTACCACTAATATTTGGTCTATTGGAGATTTAGCTCCTGGAGAAGTAGCAACAATGACATTCACTGGCAAATTCATTACAGCAGGAGAATCCACAATTTCCCTGGAAACTAGTGGAGATAACTTCGAAACATCAACAGCTTCAGTCACTGCACTAGTTGAACAAACACCAACACCACCAACACCACCAACACCACCAGAACCACCAGAACCAAGACCACATAGCAACGAAACTACTAACGTTTCAGCTGTAACAAGTGCAGCTATGAAAGAAACAGGAATACCAATAATAGCTTTATTAATATTATTAATCAGTGCTTTTGGATTAAGTATTCGCAGCAAAAAATAAATTTTAAACAGTTTAGAGGATTAATAATTTTTTTAATCCTCAATTTTTATTCTTACTTATTAAATTTTATATTTATTCAGCATCTCAAAATTTCTTTTCATTCTATCTGTTAATTAATAAACTCTTTTTGTTTAATTTCATAATAATATTCATTCTATACAGTTATCTGTATTTTTAAGTATTATAATTTTCTATATTAATCATACAACAATACAAATAAATGAATAATCTTTAAAAAAGTAAAAAATATTATGAAAATGAAAAAATTTTTAAATAAATAAAGAAAAAGTAGTATCATGTATTTCGAAGGAATAATCATTGGACTTAGTGCCTTTATAATAATAGGAATATTTCATCCAATTGTTATCAAAGGAGAATATTATATAGGTAAAAAAATTTGGCCAATATTTCTAATTGGAGGAATATTATCAATAGTAATATCTTTATTTGTAAATAATTTAATACTCTCTGCATTAATAGGAGTTTTAGGATTCACACTACTGTGGAGTATCCACGAAATTATAGAACAGGAAAAAAGAGTGAAAAAAGGATGGTTTCCTAAAAATCCTAATAAAAAGTGAAAATATAATTAATGGCTAAAAAAATAATATAAATAACATAAAAATAAACCATATAAGCTAAAATAAAGATAATATGAAAAATAATAAAAAAATAAACCATATAAGCTAAAATAAAGATAATATGAAAAATAATAAAAAAATAAAAAATAGAATAAGCATAATAAAAAAAATAGAATAAAGAATTAATAAAATAATTAATAAAAAATTAATTCTCCAAATGAAAATAAAGGAAAATTAATTCTAATATCATGCCACAGGAACTGAAGATTCAGAAATTCTTCCTTTCGGCATGACATAACTAATAGCTGCACCAACAAGGAATACCAGCGTCAATATATTGAAAATCAATCTCATAGACATACTTATAGTTTCAGAAACAATAGCTGAAGCATCTGCATGATATTCTGAAGGAATCTTTTCTGGAGTACCAGTTTGCATCTTATCAAAATATGTAAGAAGCTCACTATGCAGCTCATCTTTTGTTAAATTTGTACCTAAACTAGAATCTTCAATAGAAATAGTTAATCCTCCAATGACACCAACAATAAGTAAAACACCAATAAGAGCAGTTCCAATAGAATAACCTAAATTTTTAAATGTGTTAAGTAAACCTGCAGCATCTGAATCCTTATCTTTATCAACAGCTGACATAACATAATTAGTTAATTGTGATAAAATCATTCCTACACCAGCACCAAATATTATTGTAGCTGGAATAACACTATATGGATTCATAGTTGCTGAAAATTCTCCCCCTAAAAGCCAAGTTCCTAAAGCAGCAACAATAAAACCTAAACACACAACATATTTAGGATGGATATACTCAGATATTTTAACTCCCATTAATGATAAAGCCATTACGCCTATTGATGAAGGCAGTAAAATAACCCCTGTCATGAACGCATCTATATTAGTTACTTGTTGTAAAAACACAGGCATTATAAATAAATATCCAGCTAATGGAATCTGTTGGAAAACCGAATTTACAATTCCTATAGAAAAAGTTCTATTTTTTAGCAAAGTAATATCAGATAAAGGATTTTTATTTGACCTAATTCTTCTTCTTTCCCAGTACAAGAATGCAACAAATAGTGCAATACCAATAAACAAGACAATAGGAACAATACTCCATTTAGTAGGATCATTAAAGAGTAATAATCCCATAACAATGATAATAAGAGAAATTACAGATAAAACCGCTCCACCATAATCAAATTCTTTCCATTTAAGAATAGATTCTGAATCTTTAATATAATAGCTATAGAATAGAATTATAATAACAATTAAAAATTCACTTCCAAAAATCATCCTCCAAGAGAGGAAATTAGTGAAAAAACCTCCAAATATAGGACCTACAGCTGATCCCATAGCAGCTATACCACCCCATATCCCAAATGCTTTGAGTTTATCTTTGCCTTCGTAACTAACCCCAATAATCGTTGTAGTAGCTGGAAGCATTAAAGCGGCACCAATTCCTTCAAGTATTGCCCATCCTACAAGCAACATCCCTGCATTAGCACTTAATGAAGCTGTAAGAGTTCCTACACCATATATACAAACTCCAATTATAAATGACTTCTTCCTGCCAATTATATCCTGAATTTTACTACCAATAAGCATAAAAGAAGCTATTATTAATGCGTATAAAGCTATTATTGCTTGAATAGTTGTTAAACTAGTATTTAAATCTTTTACAAGATTTGTTATAGCTACATTCATAGCTGACATATCTAAAACTATAATAAAAATAGCCATACAAGCAACTATTGCAGGTCCCCATTTATTCGTCCCTTTTCTATTTGTAATGTTCATAAAAACCACATTCAATGTTTTAAAATCAAATAAATTCTTATTAAAACCTTGTTTCTATTAATTATTCCTATTAAAAACTTATTCTTACTAAAACCTTATTCTTATTAAAACCTTATTAAACATATTTTAAATGTAATATTATTCATAAAATGATTATACTAATAATACTAGTAATATTGTTAATAATACTACTAAGATCATTGAAAGAATAACCTTAAACATAAATAATATTAAGCATAATTATTTTTTATAATAAATTAATTTTAAGTCTAATTATCAAATATTATAAAATAATCTTAAGCCTAATTAGTAATTATTATAATAGTAATTAATAATATATAAAGAAGTACCATATAAAAATTTACACAATGTATTAATAGTTAAATATTCTGCTAAAATTTATTAATTATATTAACACTGATATCATTAATCATTCCCTCTTAAAATAAATTATAACTTGATAATAGTAATAATATTATGTTTAAATTCTAAATCAAAAGATTTTTAATATTTAATAATGTTTTAAAACTTCTAGTAGTGGCTGTATTGTCCAATTTTGACTCAAAATAATTATTATTAAATTTAGTTTTATGATATCCATTTTTACAAATTAGATAAATTTCTTTTTCAAATATTAAAAATTTATCATCAGAATTAAACTTTTTAGAGTCTTTAATTAAATCTTCACCAAGATTTCTGTTAATTTTATGTTTAAAAATAGTAACATATAATTCATTAATCATTTCATTATTATTAGAATTATTATTAAAATTATTTTTATGATTATTTTTATGATTGTTGTTAGAATTATTGTTAGAATTATTACTAAAAAATGGATTATTATTAATTAAAAAAATAAAGTCTTTTTGACTCATTAAAATACAATCAATCCAAAAACCAGAAGAATTCTCGATATTTTCAGAAATTTTAGAACTAATATTATTCATATCTTTTTCATTACTTTCAAAAATTACATTACCACTACGAAGATAAGTTTTAATATTTTTAAACCCCATAACTGAAAATAAGTTTCTCAAATCCTTCATAGGAATAAT
This genomic interval carries:
- a CDS encoding DUF1697 domain-containing protein, whose amino-acid sequence is MKYIAFLRGINVGKNNIIPMKDLRNLFSVMGFKNIKTYLRSGNVIFESNEKDMNNISSKISENIENSSGFWIDCILMSQKDFIFLINNNPFFSNNSNNNSNNNHKNNHKNNFNNNSNNNEMINELYVTIFKHKINRNLGEDLIKDSKKFNSDDKFLIFEKEIYLICKNGYHKTKFNNNYFESKLDNTATTRSFKTLLNIKNLLI
- a CDS encoding DUF4491 family protein, giving the protein MYFEGIIIGLSAFIIIGIFHPIVIKGEYYIGKKIWPIFLIGGILSIVISLFVNNLILSALIGVLGFTLLWSIHEIIEQEKRVKKGWFPKNPNKK
- a CDS encoding MFS transporter, with amino-acid sequence MNITNRKGTNKWGPAIVACMAIFIIVLDMSAMNVAITNLVKDLNTSLTTIQAIIALYALIIASFMLIGSKIQDIIGRKKSFIIGVCIYGVGTLTASLSANAGMLLVGWAILEGIGAALMLPATTTIIGVSYEGKDKLKAFGIWGGIAAMGSAVGPIFGGFFTNFLSWRMIFGSEFLIVIIILFYSYYIKDSESILKWKEFDYGGAVLSVISLIIIVMGLLLFNDPTKWSIVPIVLFIGIALFVAFLYWERRRIRSNKNPLSDITLLKNRTFSIGIVNSVFQQIPLAGYLFIMPVFLQQVTNIDAFMTGVILLPSSIGVMALSLMGVKISEYIHPKYVVCLGFIVAALGTWLLGGEFSATMNPYSVIPATIIFGAGVGMILSQLTNYVMSAVDKDKDSDAAGLLNTFKNLGYSIGTALIGVLLIVGVIGGLTISIEDSSLGTNLTKDELHSELLTYFDKMQTGTPEKIPSEYHADASAIVSETISMSMRLIFNILTLVFLVGAAISYVMPKGRISESSVPVA
- a CDS encoding beta strand repeat-containing protein, which produces MNKNISKNNLTYKIIIVTSILAFILITISSVNAVNVTLNPGDAGGVNSAVSTVAGGSDADNTITLNPGTYDKATDRNNNIIFSNKNLTVQGNGSKDSVIIDAQKLGRHFSITGNSNVTFINITFLNGNISADGGSIFNNEGTITLINCIFINNTAGQYGGAIDNIGNGLTITNCTFTNNVCGNLSHSGGAIHNQGHNFTIINSNFTNNSAHGGGAIFNGYCENTTFINCIFTNNTAGQYGGAIMYSSYNFTIINSTFIDNTATWGGVIFGQPAYSNSTGLTIISSNFTNNTATTGGGGVIYNDINNYMLINCTFTNNTAALYGGAIHNNGGNFTIINSAFINNTATNYGGAIYNTGANMSVNNSNFTNNTATIYGGAIYNTGTNTSVNNSNFTNNTSNTFGGAIYNAGANWGVNKSNFIGNNAFNHGGAIYNNGINASIISSNFVNNTASIGGGIFNNQTMLVSGNIMEGNIASTLGNEIYNNGSMGILNLTYLNNSTVTVKNNTYVILNATLTDDMGNLVTGGNISFFVNGTFIGNAEAIEGVADINYFVNQGDGIVPVTGDYAAHPGFDIILRNGQLLIVSNNTVNSEITLDKDVYQINETVKGTITTTNTGNNTVTNVTTRVNFPSNFVLDPGSIVVSHGTFDPTTNIWSIGDLAPGEVATMTFTGKFITAGESTISLETSGDNFETSTASVTALVEQTPTPPTPPTPPEPPEPRPHSNETTNVSAVTSAAMKETGIPIIALLILLISAFGLSIRSKK